One window of Trifolium pratense cultivar HEN17-A07 linkage group LG5, ARS_RC_1.1, whole genome shotgun sequence genomic DNA carries:
- the LOC123883066 gene encoding germin-like protein 8-13: MKMIHIILYFLALLSYTSHATTTSVNDFCVANLLLPNTPSGYPCKPQSLVTENDFVFSKLGPGVLIQPFNAGTTTVSVKNLPGLNGLGISAGRVVIGINGTIPMHTHPDATELLIVSQGQITAGFITPTKLIVKNLNPGDVFVFPQGLLHFQVNSGVGNAVAFVAYSNSDPNIHLLDILLFGNNLSTPTLEKTTLLDAAQIKKLKAQLGGSG, translated from the coding sequence ATGAAGATGATTCACATTATTCTTTACTTTCTTGCTCTTCTCTCATATACCTCTCATGCTACTACTACTTCTGTCAATGATTTCTGTGTAGCAAATTTATTGCTTCCAAACACTCCTTCAGGCTATCCATGCAAACCACAATCACTTGTAACAGAGAATGATTTTGTGTTCTCTAAACTTGGACCTGGAGTCCTAATACAGCCTTTTAATGCAGGAACAACAACTGTATCGGTCAAGAATTTACCGGGTCTCAATGGACTCGGTATCTCTGCAGGAAGAGTGGTTATTGGTATAAACGGAACTATACCAATGCACACTCATCCTGATGCAACTGAATTACTAATCGTTTCTCAAGGTCAAATTACTGCTGGATTTATCACACCTACAAAACTTATTGTGAAAAATCTTAATCCTggtgatgtttttgtttttccacAAGGACTATTGCATTTTCAAGTTAACTCTGGTGTTGGAAATGCTGTTGCTTTTGTTGCTTACAGTAACTCAGATCCTAACATACATTTACTTGATATTTTGTTATTTGGTAACAACTTATCAACTCCCACACTTGAAAAGACTACTCTGCTTGATGCAGCACAAATTAAGAAGCTTAAGGCACAGCTTGGTGGCAGTGGCTAG
- the LOC123883067 gene encoding germin-like protein subfamily 3 member 1, giving the protein MKMIHIILYFLALLSYTSHATTTSVNDFCVANLLLPNTPSGYPCKPPLLVTENDFVFSKLVPGIPIPPFNAGTTPATVTNLPGLNGLGISVERVDIGINGTVPMHIHPDATELLIMVEGQMTAGFITPTKLIVKTLNPGDVMVFPRGLMHFQLNSGVGKTYAFAAYSSTNPTLHIVDILLFGNKLPTPTLEKTTLLDSAQIKKLKAQFGGSG; this is encoded by the coding sequence atgAAGATGATTCACATTATTCTTTACTTTCTTGCTCTTCTCTCATATACCTCTCATGCTACTACTACTTCTGTCAATGATTTCTGTGTAGCAAATTTATTGCTTCCAAACACTCCTTCAGGCTATCCATGCAAACCACCGTTACTTGTAACAGAGAATGATTTTGTGTTCTCTAAACTTGTACCTGGAATCCCAATACCTCCTTTTAATGCAGGAACAACACCTGCTACAGTCACTAATTTACCGGGTCTCAACGGACTTGGTATCTCTGTAGAAAGAGTAGATATCGGTATAAATGGAACGGTACCAATGCATATTCATCCTGATGCAACTGAGTTATTAATCATGGTTGAAGGTCAAATGACTGCTGGATTTATTACACCTACAAAACTTATCGTGAAAACTCTTAATCCTGGTGATGTTATGGTTTTTCCAAGAGGATTAATGCATTTTCAACTTAACTCTGGTGTTGGAAAAACTTATGCTTTTGCTGCTTATAGTAGCACAAATCCAACCTTGCATATAGTTGATATTTTGTTATTTGGTAACAAATTACCAACTCCCACACTTGAAAAGACTACTCTGCTTGATTCAGCACAAATTAAGAAGCTTAAGGCTCAGTTTGGTGGCAGTGGCTAG